A genomic stretch from Coffea arabica cultivar ET-39 chromosome 10c, Coffea Arabica ET-39 HiFi, whole genome shotgun sequence includes:
- the LOC113715094 gene encoding uncharacterized protein isoform X1 — protein sequence MTSHFQVLPDSSSQRKSKSQRVKGKKRKEVLGLQKLCNSLSSLTRVSSLWLWTMDGGLPMLNCLLQHTLRSLCTTRTSTASSSDSSTSAKWVYSVFWRILPRNYPPPKWDHGGSILDRATGNKRNWILVWEDGFCDFYECERAGSGYVKGRFGADIFFKMSHEVYNFGEGLVGKVASDNSHKWVFRDCPNENDPSFIHSWNVSVDPQPRAWEAQFNSGIQTIAIIAVREGIIQLGSFDKVAEDLNLVISIQRKFSYLQSIPGIYAIQRPYLPIQQPHTFRTNTTPHLMIETGETAYGVDDKRQLVGSKRLYCDRPDEFPVKSINLGFNSPHNGMIGPPPALWSIPPLLPSSACSPGAAYIPKMPSISPSYNAIEATDTLLLSKQNCTMKTSSQSVKVNEFIGLSEMQSGDIKAETT from the exons ATGACCTCACATTTTCAAGTACTCCCTGATTCCTCTAGTCAGAGAAAGTCCAAAAGCCAAAgagtaaaaggaaaaaaaagaaaagaagttttGGGGTTGCAAAAGTTGTGCAATTCACTCTCCTCTCTTACGCGTG TCAGTTCTCTCTGGCTCTGGACAATGGATGGTGGACTTCCCATGCTTAACTGTCTTTTACAGCACACTCTCAGAAGCTTGTGTACTACACGAACTAGTACTGCTTCTAGTTCAGATTCTTCCACCTCTGCTAAGTGGGTATATTCTGTTTTCTGGAGGATCCTGCCAAGAAATTATCCTCCACCCAA GTGGGATCATGGAGGAAGCATACTTGATCGTGCTACAGGGAACAAAAGGAACTG GATACTTGTTTGGGAAGATGGATTCTGTGATTTTTACGAATGCGAACGAGCAGGTAGCGGATATGTGAAGGGAAGATTTGGAGCTGATATTTTCTTCAAAATGTCTCATGAGGTCTATAACTTTGGAGAAGG ATTGGTGGGTAAAGTTGCTTCAGATAACAGTCATAAATGGGTGTTCAGAGACTGTCCAAATGAAAATGATCCCAGCTTCATCCATTCATGGAATGTATCCGTTGATCCT CAACCAAGAGCATGGGAGGCTCAATTTAATTCAGGCATTCAG ACGATTGCAATTATAGCAGTAAGAGAAGGCATAATACAACTTGGCTCGTTTGACAAG GTTGCTGAAGATCTTAATTTGGTGATAAGCATCCAAAGGAAGTTCAGCTACCTGCAGAGCATACCAGGCATCTATGCTATACAAAGACCATATTTACCAATTCAGCAGCCCCATACTTTCAGGACCAATACAACACCCCATTTGATGATCGAAACTGGAGAAACAGCTTATGGGGTTGATGATAAACGCCAGCTAGTTGGATCAAAGAGACTCTACTGTGATCGACCTGACGAATTTCCAGTCAAGTCCATCAACTTAGGCTTCAACAGTCCCCATAATGGCATGATTGGACCACCTCCGGCATTATGGTCCATTCCACCTCTTCTGCCCTCATCAGCTTGCAGTCCTGGAGCTGCTTATATTCCAAAGATGCCTTCCATCTCACCATCTTATAATGCAATTGAAGCAACTGATACTCTGCTGCTGAGCAAACAGAATTGCACCATGAAAACTTCAAGCCAGTCTGTTAAGGTCAATGAATTTATTGGTTTAAGTGAAATGCAAAGTGGTGATATAAAGGCTGAAACAACCTGA
- the LOC113715094 gene encoding truncated basic helix-loop-helix protein A-like isoform X2, whose protein sequence is MDGGLPMLNCLLQHTLRSLCTTRTSTASSSDSSTSAKWVYSVFWRILPRNYPPPKWDHGGSILDRATGNKRNWILVWEDGFCDFYECERAGSGYVKGRFGADIFFKMSHEVYNFGEGLVGKVASDNSHKWVFRDCPNENDPSFIHSWNVSVDPQPRAWEAQFNSGIQTIAIIAVREGIIQLGSFDKVAEDLNLVISIQRKFSYLQSIPGIYAIQRPYLPIQQPHTFRTNTTPHLMIETGETAYGVDDKRQLVGSKRLYCDRPDEFPVKSINLGFNSPHNGMIGPPPALWSIPPLLPSSACSPGAAYIPKMPSISPSYNAIEATDTLLLSKQNCTMKTSSQSVKVNEFIGLSEMQSGDIKAETT, encoded by the exons ATGGATGGTGGACTTCCCATGCTTAACTGTCTTTTACAGCACACTCTCAGAAGCTTGTGTACTACACGAACTAGTACTGCTTCTAGTTCAGATTCTTCCACCTCTGCTAAGTGGGTATATTCTGTTTTCTGGAGGATCCTGCCAAGAAATTATCCTCCACCCAA GTGGGATCATGGAGGAAGCATACTTGATCGTGCTACAGGGAACAAAAGGAACTG GATACTTGTTTGGGAAGATGGATTCTGTGATTTTTACGAATGCGAACGAGCAGGTAGCGGATATGTGAAGGGAAGATTTGGAGCTGATATTTTCTTCAAAATGTCTCATGAGGTCTATAACTTTGGAGAAGG ATTGGTGGGTAAAGTTGCTTCAGATAACAGTCATAAATGGGTGTTCAGAGACTGTCCAAATGAAAATGATCCCAGCTTCATCCATTCATGGAATGTATCCGTTGATCCT CAACCAAGAGCATGGGAGGCTCAATTTAATTCAGGCATTCAG ACGATTGCAATTATAGCAGTAAGAGAAGGCATAATACAACTTGGCTCGTTTGACAAG GTTGCTGAAGATCTTAATTTGGTGATAAGCATCCAAAGGAAGTTCAGCTACCTGCAGAGCATACCAGGCATCTATGCTATACAAAGACCATATTTACCAATTCAGCAGCCCCATACTTTCAGGACCAATACAACACCCCATTTGATGATCGAAACTGGAGAAACAGCTTATGGGGTTGATGATAAACGCCAGCTAGTTGGATCAAAGAGACTCTACTGTGATCGACCTGACGAATTTCCAGTCAAGTCCATCAACTTAGGCTTCAACAGTCCCCATAATGGCATGATTGGACCACCTCCGGCATTATGGTCCATTCCACCTCTTCTGCCCTCATCAGCTTGCAGTCCTGGAGCTGCTTATATTCCAAAGATGCCTTCCATCTCACCATCTTATAATGCAATTGAAGCAACTGATACTCTGCTGCTGAGCAAACAGAATTGCACCATGAAAACTTCAAGCCAGTCTGTTAAGGTCAATGAATTTATTGGTTTAAGTGAAATGCAAAGTGGTGATATAAAGGCTGAAACAACCTGA
- the LOC113714646 gene encoding low-temperature-induced cysteine proteinase produces MATLSLLLLFSLLSFASAQDMSILSYGNANLKTSGSGRTDEEVMALYEEWLVKHGKSYNGLGEKDKRFEIFKDNLRYIDEQNSLPNRTYQLGLNRFADLSNEEYRSTYLGTRPDPKRRLAKTSSDRYRPKVGDSLPNSIDWREKGAVLPVKDQGSCGSCWAFSAVAAVEGINQIVTGDLISLSEQELVDCDTSYDEGCNGGLMDYAFEFIINNGGIDTEEDYPYRGRDMRCDTYRKNARVVTIDGYEDVIPYDERALQKAAANQPVSVAIEGSSRDFQLYLKGVFTGNCGTALDHGVNVVGYGTANGKDYWIVRNSWGAEWGEDGYIRMERNVKANSGLCGITSEPSYPVKKGPNPPNPGPSPPSPIKPPAACDNYYECPQDNTCCCVYEFYGSCFEWGCCPLEGAVCCEDHYSCCPHDYPVCHVQSGTCSLSKDNPLGVKVMKHMLARPIKSMKSGTEGMKSSS; encoded by the exons ATGGCGACTCTTTCGTtacttctcttgttttctttgcTTTCTTTCGCATCAGCTCAGGACATGTCCATCCTGAGCTACGGTAACGCAAACCTAAAGACGAGTGGCAGTGGGAGGACGGATGAAGAAGTGATGGCCTTGTACGAGGAATGGCTAGTGAAACATGGTAAGTCGTACAACGGCCTGGGAGAGAAAGATAAAAGGTTTGAAATTTTTAAGGATAATCTTAGGTACATCGACGAACAAAACAGCTTGCCCAACAGGACGTACCAGCTCGGGCTGAACCGGTTTGCTGATCTGAGCAACGAGGAGTACCGTTCCACTTACTTGGGAACCCGCCCTGATCCCAAAAGGAGGTTGGCCAAGACTTCCAGCGATCGCTACCGTCCAAAAGTAGGTGATAGCCTGCCGAACTCCATTGACTGGAGAGAAAAAGGTGCTGTTCTTCCGGTCAAAGATCAGGGAAGCTGTG GGAGTTGCTGGGCCTTCTCAGCAGTTGCTGCCGTGGAAGGGATCAACCAGATTGTGACTGGTGATTTGATCTCCCTGTCTGAGCAAGAACTAGTGGATTGTGATACTTCTTATGATGAAGGCTGCAACGGTGGCCTCATGGACTATGCGTTTGAGTTCATCATCAACAATGGTGGCATTGATACTGAGGAGGACTATCCGTACAGAGGCAGGGACATGAGATGTGACACATACAGG AAAAATGCCAGGGTGGTCACAATTGACGGCTATGAAGATGTAATTCCCTATGATGAGAGGGCACTGCAGAAGGCCGCGGCCAATCAACCCGTCAGTGTTGCCATTGAAGGTTCGAGCAGAGATTTCCAACTCTATTTGAAA GGTGTATTCACCGGCAACTGTGGGACTGCATTAGATCACGGTGTGAATGTGGTTGGATACGGTACAGCAAACGGTAAGGATTATTGGATCGTCAGGAACTCATGGGGTGCAGAGTGGGGGGAGGATGGCTACATCAGGATGGAGCGTAATGTCAAAGCAAACTCAGGCCTATGTGGCATCACCAGTGAGCCCTCTTACCCTGTCAAGAAAGGCCCAAATCCTCCCAATCCTGGTCCTTCCCCTCCATCTCCAATCAAGCCTCCGGCAGCCTGTGATAATTACTATGAATGCCCACAGGACAACACCTGCTGCTGCGTCTACGAGTTCTATGGCTCGTGCTTCGAATGGGGATGCTGCCCTCTAGAAGGTGCCGTATGCTGTGAAGACCACTACAGCTGCTGCCCCCACGATTACCCCGTTTGCCATGTTCAGTCAGGCACTTGCTCACTT AGCAAGGACAACCCTCTTGGAGTGAAGGTTATGAAGCACATGCTTGCTAGGCCTATTAAGAGCATGAAGTCAGGCACGGAAGGAATGAAGAGCAGCTCTTAA
- the LOC113715193 gene encoding protein RER1A-like, with protein sequence MNVGGGGTDGAAGESSSAASSAISKWVFSMSRGYQHMLDKSTPQVLNRWIFLVVIAFIYTVRVYFVEGFYIITYGLGIYVLQLLIAFLSPQVDPEFQELTADDGPSLPTRGSDEFRPFVRRLPEFKFWYSLTKAFCVAFVLTFFSAFDVPVFWPILLFYWLVLFISTMKRQIMHMIKYRYVPFTFGKQRYTGKKVVPSDDASISRP encoded by the exons ATGAATGTCGGTGGCGGAGGTACAGATGGAGCCGCCGGCGAATCATCTTCGGCAGCTTCATCGGCGATTTCGAAATGGGTTTTCTCGATGTCACGGGGTTACCAACATATGCTCGACAAATCGACGCCACAGGTGCTCAACCGGTGGATCTTCTTGGTGGTGATCGCTTTCATCTACACCGTACGCGTGTACTTCGTTGAAGGATTCTACATCATCACCTATGGGCTCGGAATCTACGTCTTGCAGCTGTTGATCGCCTTTCTTTCCCCTCAGGTGGACCCGGAGTTCCAAGAACTCACCGCCGACGATGGACCCTCTTTGCCCACTCGCGGCTCCGACGAGTTCCGCCCCTTTGTTCGCCGCCTCCCTGAATTCAAGTTTTG GTATTCACTCACAAAAGCCTTCTGTGTTGCATTTGTGCTGACTTTTTTCAGTGCGTTTGATGTACCTGTGTTCTGGCCAATTTTGTTATTCTATTGGTTGGTTCTATTCATTTCAACGATGAAGAGGCAGATAATGCACATGATCAAATATAGATATGTGCCCTTCACCTTTGGTAAACAG CGTTACACCGGGAAGAAAGTAGTTCCCTCTGATGACGCTAGCATTTCCAGGCCTTGA